The Nostoc sp. 'Lobaria pulmonaria (5183) cyanobiont' genome window below encodes:
- a CDS encoding MBL fold metallo-hydrolase produces MFLTWLDSNSWLLEIGGKRILIDPWLVGSLIFSNLDWFFKGSRSQERPIPDNIDLILLSQGLEDHAHPPTLKLLDRSIKVVASPNAAKVVQQLGYTQVTTLAHGETFTLNNQIEIKAFPGSPIGPTLVENSYLLKELESGLTVYYEPHGYHSPQLQQSAPIDIVITPFIDMTLPLLGSIIKGQNSALEVVKSLQPQVIIPTAAGGDVAFEGFLMKFIQTKGTAEEFRSLLEKNNLATKVLEPKPGDRFELPLEKRALAI; encoded by the coding sequence ATGTTTTTAACTTGGTTAGACAGCAACTCTTGGCTGCTGGAAATCGGCGGGAAACGAATATTAATAGACCCTTGGCTGGTTGGTTCGTTAATTTTCAGCAATTTGGATTGGTTTTTTAAAGGTTCGCGATCGCAAGAGCGCCCAATCCCAGATAATATTGATTTGATCCTGCTATCTCAGGGTTTAGAAGACCACGCTCACCCACCAACGCTCAAGCTACTGGATCGCAGCATCAAGGTTGTAGCTTCTCCCAATGCAGCTAAGGTAGTGCAGCAGTTAGGTTACACCCAAGTAACTACTCTCGCTCATGGTGAAACTTTCACTTTAAATAATCAAATTGAAATCAAGGCTTTCCCCGGCTCTCCAATTGGCCCAACTTTGGTAGAAAATAGTTATCTCCTCAAAGAATTGGAGAGTGGTTTAACTGTATACTACGAGCCTCATGGGTATCATTCTCCACAACTTCAGCAATCTGCACCTATCGATATAGTGATTACACCGTTTATTGATATGACGCTACCTTTGCTTGGGTCGATTATTAAAGGACAGAATAGTGCTTTAGAAGTAGTAAAATCATTACAGCCTCAAGTAATAATACCTACTGCGGCTGGTGGGGATGTGGCGTTTGAAGGATTCCTGATGAAATTCATTCAAACTAAAGGAACTGCTGAGGAATTTCGCTCGTTACTTGAGAAAAACAATCTTGCGACGAAGGTACTTGAGCCGAAACCAGGCGATCGCTTTGAACTACCATTAGAAAAACGAGCATTAGCAATCTAA
- a CDS encoding Uma2 family endonuclease, translating to MTLSANQLKTEIIYPSSDGKPMAESDPARDYLIYAVEALDIYFQDRNDVYVSGNLFVYYKKGIPSAVIAPDVFVVFEVDKKKRVSYKVWEEGGKVPNFILEITSASTQENDEEDKPKKYSLLGVQEYFQYDPTGDYLNPRLKGSYLFEGKYQPITSNFLPDGVSSFHSEVLGLDLRLIDGELRFFNPKIGRKLLSHKETEQARQEAEQARQDAIPRLLELGLSIEQIASTLSLSVEEVELILSLDLG from the coding sequence ATGACCCTTTCTGCTAACCAACTCAAGACCGAAATTATTTACCCCAGCTCTGATGGTAAACCAATGGCAGAGAGCGACCCAGCACGGGATTATCTAATTTATGCTGTAGAAGCCTTAGACATTTATTTCCAAGACCGAAATGATGTTTACGTATCAGGGAATCTATTTGTTTACTATAAAAAGGGCATTCCTAGCGCTGTGATTGCTCCTGATGTCTTTGTGGTATTTGAGGTAGACAAGAAAAAGCGCGTCAGCTACAAGGTTTGGGAAGAAGGGGGTAAAGTCCCTAATTTTATTTTGGAAATCACTTCTGCAAGCACCCAAGAAAACGATGAAGAGGATAAACCCAAGAAATATTCACTTTTAGGTGTGCAAGAGTATTTTCAGTATGACCCAACCGGAGATTACCTCAACCCACGACTAAAGGGTTCCTATTTATTTGAGGGCAAATATCAACCCATTACATCCAACTTTTTACCCGATGGTGTCTCGTCTTTTCACAGTGAAGTATTGGGTTTAGACCTCAGATTGATTGACGGAGAATTGCGGTTTTTTAACCCCAAAATTGGGAGAAAACTGTTAAGTCATAAAGAAACAGAACAAGCGCGACAAGAAGCAGAACAAGCGCGACAGGATGCAATACCTAGATTATTGGAATTAGGCTTGAGTATAGAACAGATTGCCAGTACTCTTAGTTTATCGGTGGAAGAGGTGGAACTTATTTTATCGTTGGATCTGGGGTGA